Proteins encoded in a region of the Clostridiisalibacter paucivorans DSM 22131 genome:
- a CDS encoding cache domain-containing protein, protein MKSIKQKLILSFFIVILVITLCLSVISFKLSKEESINEVEQGLKLLSKNAVKLIESRIETNLNVLKAISSDNEIQDMLWNKQKLLLEEQLKSMDEFSDLAIVYSDGMAKYIDGTSRYVGDKEYIKKALAGQGNISELVKSETTDNLVLIYTVPIIKDSNVIGALIGTRDGAVLNDIIKDLGFGENGYAYIIGEDGTFFAHKNKELVRESKFV, encoded by the coding sequence ATGAAAAGTATAAAGCAAAAATTGATTTTATCTTTTTTTATAGTTATTTTAGTAATTACCTTATGTTTGAGTGTGATATCTTTTAAATTATCAAAAGAAGAATCTATTAATGAAGTAGAACAAGGGTTAAAATTATTGTCAAAAAATGCTGTGAAACTTATAGAAAGTAGGATAGAAACTAATTTAAATGTGCTTAAAGCAATATCTTCTGATAATGAAATTCAAGATATGTTATGGAATAAACAAAAATTGCTATTAGAGGAGCAATTGAAATCAATGGATGAATTTTCAGATTTAGCGATAGTCTATTCGGATGGTATGGCTAAATATATAGATGGAACAAGTAGATATGTTGGAGATAAAGAGTATATAAAGAAGGCATTAGCTGGACAAGGAAACATTTCCGAACTTGTAAAGAGTGAAACTACAGATAATTTAGTACTTATATATACAGTACCAATAATAAAAGATAGCAATGTAATAGGAGCATTAATAGGAACAAGAGATGGAGCAGTGTTAAATGACATAATTAAGGATTTAGGATTTGGGGAAAATGGTTATGCATATATAATAGGAGAAGATGGAACATTTTTTGCTCATAAAAACAAAGAACTTGTTAGAGAGAGTAAATTTGTTTGA
- a CDS encoding accessory gene regulator ArgB-like protein → MEALAKRFTHLIYRNNSELDNIQLKKIEYGLICILEEISKTILYFGIFGFFSSIKYFIVAMLFFGSLRMIAGGYHSNGYWSCFFTTLGIFAVSIYIGRNIHLTNLIQGIMGTIALGLFILFAPVDHPNKPILSDVRRKKIKILSILFLFIAIAITFFMPEKYSITARVVIFIEAISLPFGKMTGRSS, encoded by the coding sequence ATGGAAGCACTGGCAAAGAGGTTCACCCACTTAATATATAGAAATAATAGTGAATTAGATAATATTCAGCTAAAAAAAATTGAATACGGATTAATTTGTATATTGGAGGAGATCAGCAAAACCATATTATATTTTGGAATATTTGGATTTTTTTCATCTATAAAGTATTTTATTGTTGCGATGTTGTTTTTTGGGTCTTTAAGGATGATTGCTGGAGGATATCACTCCAATGGATATTGGAGTTGTTTTTTTACAACACTGGGCATATTCGCCGTATCTATTTATATAGGTAGAAATATACATTTGACTAATTTAATACAAGGTATTATGGGGACTATAGCCTTGGGACTCTTCATATTATTTGCTCCTGTGGATCATCCCAATAAGCCCATATTAAGTGATGTAAGAAGAAAGAAAATTAAAATATTATCTATATTATTTCTATTTATAGCTATAGCAATTACTTTTTTTATGCCTGAAAAGTATTCTATTACAGCAAGGGTTGTTATCTTTATAGAAGCCATATCCTTGCCCTTTGGTAAAATGACGGGAAGGAGTTCATAA
- a CDS encoding sensor histidine kinase translates to MNIYIFFNDVAVNSIEAIIIMVFFLAVLGKKNFLASNIYRTTLFIITYTIFAYWASKYMPVGYHTILITIFMIISLGVFTSSKIVPTFIAVMAIMIYIMAIDTLMVFMFSAIGKYTANDIFNNPIVRFKISILSKIVQLSLAMLFYRLRQSRLKRIEIDSENTITSYLFFGVFLMGVFVLSFNYAVSSRENIVLYEVLLSILFFLFILFGYLIYREQEKLLKIKYKSEMQDEYINNLETVVNIIRREKHDFSNHINTIHAICVLNKPNALDRIKKYLDSLSVNLKKSYHFYNTGNDYIDGLLAVKSNYAFENDIVLDVDFEQPLSMVPMDDYNIVSILSNIIDNAFDAIISQDMDNGVISFSTYIEDGRYHISIANNGPEISPDHIKKIFDNGFSTKTEDKSDHGLGLFITKSLVEKNDGKIEVFSDENETQFLITFEENMLRNDEDGSTGKEVHPLNI, encoded by the coding sequence ATGAATATTTACATTTTTTTTAATGATGTTGCAGTAAATAGTATAGAGGCAATAATAATAATGGTGTTTTTTCTAGCAGTATTGGGGAAAAAGAATTTTTTGGCTTCTAATATATATAGGACTACTTTATTTATAATAACATATACCATATTTGCTTATTGGGCATCGAAATATATGCCAGTAGGGTATCATACCATATTAATAACAATTTTTATGATTATAAGTCTTGGAGTATTCACATCATCAAAAATTGTGCCAACTTTTATTGCTGTGATGGCTATTATGATATATATAATGGCAATTGATACTTTGATGGTTTTTATGTTTTCGGCTATAGGGAAATATACTGCCAATGATATATTTAATAATCCAATAGTGAGATTTAAAATTTCTATATTATCAAAAATTGTCCAGCTTTCTTTAGCAATGTTATTCTATAGATTAAGGCAATCAAGATTAAAAAGAATAGAAATAGATTCTGAAAATACCATAACATCTTATCTGTTTTTTGGTGTTTTTTTAATGGGTGTTTTCGTTTTAAGTTTTAACTATGCAGTTTCAAGCAGAGAAAATATAGTATTATATGAGGTATTACTATCTATATTATTTTTTCTATTCATACTCTTCGGTTATTTAATATATAGGGAGCAAGAAAAATTGCTTAAGATTAAATATAAGTCAGAGATGCAGGATGAATACATCAATAATCTAGAGACAGTTGTAAATATAATAAGACGGGAAAAGCATGACTTTTCCAATCATATAAATACCATACATGCCATATGTGTATTGAATAAACCCAATGCATTGGATAGGATTAAAAAATATTTGGACAGCCTTTCTGTTAATCTAAAGAAATCATACCACTTTTATAATACTGGAAATGATTACATAGATGGATTGTTGGCAGTTAAGAGCAATTATGCATTTGAAAATGATATAGTTTTAGATGTGGACTTTGAGCAACCATTATCTATGGTACCCATGGATGACTACAATATAGTGAGTATATTGAGTAATATCATCGACAATGCCTTCGATGCAATAATATCTCAAGATATGGACAATGGGGTAATCTCCTTTTCTACATATATTGAAGATGGTAGATACCATATATCTATAGCCAATAATGGCCCTGAAATTTCTCCCGACCACATAAAAAAGATATTTGATAATGGATTTTCTACTAAGACAGAGGATAAATCGGACCATGGCTTAGGTCTGTTTATAACTAAGAGTTTAGTAGAGAAAAATGATGGTAAAATAGAGGTATTTAGTGATGAAAATGAGACACAATTTTTGATTACATTTGAAGAAAATATGTTAAGGAATGATGAAGATGGAAGCACTGGCAAAGAGGTTCACCCACTTAATATATAG
- a CDS encoding sigma factor has protein sequence MWSTVIFSLLMALEPLLMCVGYLTNNTSFPQPLNKEEEEKYLILYECGNEDAKNILIEKNLRLVAHVVKKYHNTGKDLDDLISIGTIGLIKAITTYDRKKGTRLATYAARCIDNTMFFIILYIFIYKIVSKRFPYHSTLGIYIINT, from the coding sequence ATGTGGAGTACTGTAATATTTTCATTGCTTATGGCTTTAGAGCCTTTGCTGATGTGTGTAGGTTATTTAACTAATAACACGTCTTTTCCTCAACCGTTGAATAAAGAGGAAGAAGAAAAGTATTTGATATTGTATGAATGTGGAAATGAGGATGCAAAAAATATTTTGATAGAAAAAAATTTAAGATTAGTTGCCCATGTTGTAAAAAAATATCATAACACTGGTAAAGATTTAGATGATCTTATATCTATTGGAACTATTGGTCTTATAAAAGCTATAACTACATATGATAGAAAAAAAGGGACTAGGCTGGCCACTTATGCAGCCAGATGCATAGATAATACTATGTTTTTTATAATACTATATATATTTATCTATAAAATTGTGTCTAAAAGGTTCCCATACCACTCCACTCTTGGAATCTATATAATAAATACTTAA
- a CDS encoding phospholipase D family protein — protein sequence MTLIKLKDKRTKPKKRSIFKKILPLTLILILLIFINSLLIPLPDGLAFESKAYNISDIDFLYDLTYENNNETIYEQNILDSQLKLIRQAKEFIIIDMFLFNDLKQSRYDFPNISEKLTNTLIKQKNNNPNINILFITDEINNFYGSYESKFLKKLKENDINVIITDSKKLRDSNPVYTSFWRAFIQWFGVKGQGWIDNAFSPNGDDVTLRSYMKLLNFKANHRKVLITENGAIISSANIHDASGYHSNIAFKVRGQILKDLINSELSIAKFSENEFDESNYNYSDKNDDPKPSNIKAKIITEGKIRENLISEIKNTNLNDKITMGMFYLSHRGIIQELIDASNRGVNIKLILDPNKDAFGFEKNGIPNRQVAEELIDKSNNKIDIRWYDTSGEQYHAKITLIEKENETVIIGGSANLTRRNIDNYNLESNIMISANPKDKIVFQISRYFNRIWNNIDGHFTVKYKNYREENMFKYLLYRFQEWSGMGTF from the coding sequence ATGACTTTAATTAAATTAAAAGATAAACGAACAAAACCTAAAAAACGTTCAATTTTTAAAAAGATATTACCTCTTACATTAATACTAATTTTACTAATATTTATTAATAGCTTATTAATTCCTTTGCCCGATGGACTTGCCTTTGAAAGCAAAGCATATAATATATCAGATATAGATTTTTTATATGACTTAACATATGAAAATAATAATGAAACCATCTATGAACAAAACATATTGGACTCACAGCTAAAATTAATAAGACAAGCTAAAGAATTCATTATAATAGATATGTTTCTATTTAATGATCTTAAACAATCTCGATATGATTTTCCAAATATATCTGAAAAATTAACTAATACACTTATAAAACAGAAAAACAATAATCCTAATATAAATATACTATTTATCACTGATGAAATTAATAATTTTTATGGTTCCTATGAATCTAAATTCTTAAAAAAATTAAAAGAAAATGACATAAATGTGATTATAACTGATTCAAAAAAATTAAGGGATTCAAATCCAGTTTATACAAGCTTTTGGCGTGCTTTTATTCAATGGTTTGGTGTTAAAGGTCAAGGCTGGATTGACAATGCCTTTAGCCCAAATGGGGATGATGTTACCCTTAGGTCATATATGAAACTCCTCAACTTTAAAGCTAATCACAGAAAAGTATTAATTACTGAAAATGGAGCCATAATATCATCTGCTAATATTCACGATGCCAGTGGTTATCATTCTAATATTGCTTTTAAGGTTAGGGGACAGATATTAAAGGATTTAATAAATTCAGAGTTATCCATAGCTAAATTTTCAGAAAATGAATTTGATGAATCTAATTATAATTATAGCGACAAAAATGACGATCCAAAACCATCCAATATTAAAGCTAAAATCATAACAGAAGGCAAGATAAGAGAAAACCTTATTTCAGAAATAAAAAACACTAACCTCAACGATAAAATAACTATGGGTATGTTTTATTTATCCCATAGAGGTATAATACAAGAATTGATTGATGCCAGTAATAGAGGTGTTAATATTAAGTTAATATTAGATCCCAATAAAGATGCATTTGGTTTCGAAAAGAATGGTATACCAAATAGACAAGTAGCTGAAGAATTAATAGATAAAAGTAACAACAAGATAGACATAAGATGGTATGATACCAGTGGTGAACAATACCATGCTAAAATTACGTTAATTGAAAAAGAAAATGAAACTGTAATAATTGGTGGATCTGCTAACTTGACCAGAAGGAATATAGATAATTACAATCTAGAGTCCAATATAATGATTTCTGCAAATCCAAAGGACAAAATAGTTTTTCAGATATCTAGATATTTCAATAGGATATGGAATAATATAGATGGGCATTTTACAGTAAAATACAAAAACTATCGTGAAGAAAACATGTTTAAGTATTTATTATATAGATTCCAAGAGTGGAGTGGTATGGGAACCTTTTAG
- a CDS encoding methyl-accepting chemotaxis protein: protein MLKMNSISKRITIYISAIIIIIFIATGLVVRMYSQSIIERDTYKRLLLESEKAGLRINEFFLESAIKVDQMTSNQDIIKFMNQVENRADVRNNEQYEDVIKSLKSIQETDSNLALVWIALDDASYLVTHDQWNSPEDWIIEERPWRNIAYEKKGLIFTEPYRDKVTNAMVVSIIKPVFDKNDEALGVVAVDLKIDDLISIMKEYKIGESGYAGLLTSEGKIIYHPNEEMILKNITELKLGDIADEVVSGQSGTGTFTINGEEKYAGYASVDINDWAILSSITVEEFMEEINGLNGIMSIIYLIGLLILVVIIILISSNISRPLREIEGHCHTISEGDFSIDIPQNLLKRKDEIGRLGKAFDTMTNNFRKLIEEVLESSQTVASSSEELNSTSEQSALASEEVAKVIEEIAKGATDQAKNTESGVERVAELGGLIENNQEYVEALESSSKHVSQLIDEGLIIIEDLKHKTNETESSTRSISEVIEETNRSMEDIGEASDLIASIAEQTNLLALNAAIEAARAGEAGQGFAVVAQEIKNLADQSTKSTEKINYIIEELMNKSKVAVEKIQEMVQIVENQVKSMEETEIKYDEISNAMNKAEEAARKLDESEKEINQRKVKILDIMQDLSAVAEENAAGTEEASASVEQQTGSMEEIAEASESLANLAENLQKAVSKFKI, encoded by the coding sequence ATGTTAAAAATGAATAGCATAAGCAAAAGGATTACAATTTATATTTCAGCTATAATAATTATAATATTTATAGCTACGGGTTTAGTTGTCAGGATGTATTCCCAAAGTATTATTGAAAGGGATACATACAAAAGACTCTTATTGGAATCTGAGAAGGCAGGTTTGAGAATAAATGAGTTTTTTTTAGAAAGTGCAATTAAAGTTGATCAGATGACTAGTAATCAAGATATAATAAAATTTATGAACCAAGTGGAAAATAGGGCAGATGTTAGAAATAATGAGCAATATGAAGATGTGATAAAATCTTTAAAATCTATACAAGAAACGGACTCCAATCTAGCATTGGTATGGATAGCGTTGGATGATGCCAGTTATTTAGTGACCCATGATCAGTGGAATTCACCTGAGGATTGGATTATAGAGGAAAGACCGTGGCGTAACATAGCTTATGAAAAAAAGGGTTTGATTTTTACAGAGCCTTATAGAGACAAAGTTACAAATGCTATGGTTGTAAGTATTATAAAACCAGTATTTGATAAAAATGATGAGGCATTAGGAGTTGTAGCAGTAGATTTAAAGATAGATGATTTGATAAGTATTATGAAGGAATATAAAATAGGTGAATCAGGATATGCTGGACTATTGACATCTGAAGGCAAGATAATTTATCATCCCAATGAAGAAATGATATTAAAAAATATAACGGAATTAAAATTGGGAGATATAGCGGATGAAGTAGTATCAGGACAAAGTGGTACTGGCACATTTACAATAAATGGGGAAGAAAAATATGCAGGATATGCATCGGTAGATATAAATGATTGGGCGATACTTTCAAGTATAACAGTAGAAGAGTTTATGGAAGAAATAAACGGATTAAATGGTATAATGTCTATTATTTATCTGATTGGATTGTTAATACTTGTTGTTATTATTATATTAATATCTTCTAATATATCTAGACCATTAAGAGAAATAGAGGGTCATTGTCATACTATTTCTGAAGGAGATTTCAGTATTGATATTCCACAGAATCTATTGAAAAGAAAAGATGAAATTGGTAGACTAGGAAAGGCATTTGATACTATGACAAATAATTTTAGGAAACTAATAGAAGAGGTGCTAGAATCATCACAAACTGTAGCTTCATCATCAGAAGAATTGAATTCAACTTCTGAACAGTCGGCATTGGCATCTGAAGAAGTGGCAAAAGTTATAGAAGAGATTGCTAAAGGAGCCACTGATCAAGCTAAGAATACAGAGTCAGGGGTAGAAAGAGTAGCAGAATTAGGAGGATTAATTGAAAACAATCAAGAATATGTTGAAGCGTTAGAGAGTTCTTCTAAGCATGTTTCTCAGCTTATAGACGAAGGTCTTATAATAATAGAAGATTTAAAACATAAGACTAATGAAACGGAATCATCAACTAGGAGTATATCTGAAGTTATAGAGGAAACGAATAGAAGTATGGAGGATATAGGAGAGGCTAGTGATTTGATAGCTTCAATTGCAGAACAGACAAATTTATTGGCATTAAATGCAGCTATAGAAGCAGCTAGAGCAGGGGAAGCAGGTCAAGGTTTTGCAGTTGTAGCCCAAGAAATAAAAAATCTTGCAGATCAATCCACTAAATCAACAGAGAAAATAAATTATATAATAGAAGAATTAATGAATAAATCAAAAGTGGCAGTTGAAAAGATTCAAGAAATGGTGCAAATAGTAGAAAATCAGGTAAAAAGCATGGAAGAGACTGAAATCAAATATGATGAAATTTCAAATGCAATGAATAAAGCAGAGGAAGCAGCCAGAAAATTAGATGAATCAGAGAAAGAAATAAACCAAAGAAAGGTGAAAATATTAGATATAATGCAAGATTTATCAGCTGTTGCTGAAGAAAATGCTGCAGGAACTGAAGAAGCATCTGCATCTGTAGAACAACAGACAGGATCTATGGAAGAGATTGCAGAAGCAAGTGAATCATTAGCTAATTTAGCTGAAAATCTACAGAAAGCAGTATCTAAATTTAAGATATAA
- a CDS encoding cyclic lactone autoinducer peptide translates to MKRLFTKGSLTLLAYLALFVGTTVISTTSVYYTHQPKCPEELLK, encoded by the coding sequence ATGAAGCGTCTATTTACTAAGGGCTCTTTGACATTATTAGCGTACTTAGCATTATTTGTTGGAACTACTGTTATTAGTACAACATCTGTATATTATACTCACCAACCCAAGTGCCCAGAAGAATTACTTAAATAA
- a CDS encoding HD-GYP domain-containing protein, which yields MDNEKDYFEKSIAELIPGDIILQPLYRADGLLLITRYKKMSRDLIELIKKHIPNNLMISVSRNENKYNSNTRFDILTHNNNNNIDDEINKSHNLFVDFLSNYPLWNNLSNKLESAKLKERAEIIKINILQLIEENESVNSLLVSMKSYDDILLIHSINVALLSLNIGLTLELSLDELLDLALAALFSNIGFTKFPKKEFKRFLMSERTALKPIKAHFELFNQLTSSSPLLRKKSIIFGILDHHEHYDGSGYPIGKKGTQISLYGRIIMIAHNYDELVGGYNNKRTFLPVHAIGHIYEDNYSKYDKDIINIFIHRTTHFKLDAIINIKNNIKAKIIDFEDFVHSPHLPTIELTSGKIINMKNSSISQI from the coding sequence TTGGATAATGAAAAAGATTATTTTGAAAAAAGCATAGCAGAATTAATTCCTGGAGATATAATATTACAACCTTTATACAGAGCAGATGGACTTTTATTAATAACTAGATATAAAAAAATGTCCCGTGATTTAATAGAACTCATTAAGAAACATATTCCAAACAATTTAATGATATCAGTAAGTAGAAATGAAAATAAGTACAATTCAAATACTAGATTTGATATACTAACACATAATAATAATAATAATATAGATGATGAAATCAATAAATCTCACAATTTATTTGTAGACTTTTTGTCTAATTATCCTCTGTGGAATAACCTAAGCAATAAATTAGAATCTGCTAAGTTAAAAGAACGGGCTGAAATTATAAAAATTAATATTTTACAACTTATTGAAGAAAATGAGTCAGTAAATAGTCTTCTAGTATCTATGAAATCATATGATGACATCCTTTTAATTCATAGTATCAATGTTGCCCTTTTATCTCTTAATATAGGATTAACTTTAGAACTTAGTTTAGATGAACTTTTAGATTTAGCCTTAGCTGCACTGTTTTCAAACATAGGTTTTACTAAATTCCCTAAAAAAGAATTTAAAAGGTTTTTGATGTCAGAACGTACAGCATTAAAGCCTATAAAGGCTCACTTTGAATTATTTAATCAGCTCACTTCTTCTTCTCCACTTTTGAGAAAAAAATCTATAATATTTGGTATATTAGACCACCATGAACACTATGATGGCTCTGGGTATCCCATAGGTAAAAAAGGTACTCAGATATCTTTATATGGTAGAATTATAATGATTGCACATAACTATGATGAATTAGTTGGTGGATACAATAATAAAAGAACCTTTCTGCCAGTGCATGCTATAGGACATATATATGAAGATAATTATAGTAAATACGATAAAGATATTATAAATATATTTATACATAGGACAACCCATTTTAAACTAGATGCAATAATAAATATCAAGAATAATATTAAAGCTAAAATAATTGATTTTGAAGATTTTGTCCATTCACCTCATCTCCCTACTATAGAATTGACAAGTGGTAAAATAATTAATATGAAGAACTCATCTATTTCTCAAATATAA
- a CDS encoding MATE family efflux transporter — translation MNKDKLFYKLLLTIAFPIMVQFFITSSINLMDNFMIGKLGDEAVAALGIANQYFFVFNLIVMGICSGCNVLISQFWGNKDIRNIKKILGISIIGGLIMSLIFLGVAQGFTEDIIKIFNNNSIVINLGEDYLAIVSISYIFVSISLAYGIASRGVQQAFLPMLCSAAALVVNIILNYILIFGHFNMPALGVKGAAIATLIARIVEMILMLSFIYAKKHVLSANFKDMFSFNFDFLKKTIAVVNPVVINELCWGLGMVIYSIIYGNMGTKSIAAVQINMSVQNMFLVILFAISNAACVMVGNEVGRNDFEIAKYYSNKLIKISLLLSIAMGALLALSAQFILSFYNISNEVYNSTWYMLIITALILPIRFINVLLIVGILRGGGDTSYVLKVELITMWLVGVPLCLFGALVLKLEVYQVFLLVTGEEMIKCVVSVMRYRSGKWMRKLIGDMQPSS, via the coding sequence ATGAACAAAGACAAACTATTTTATAAATTACTTCTTACTATTGCTTTTCCAATAATGGTTCAATTTTTCATAACATCTTCTATTAACTTAATGGACAATTTTATGATAGGAAAATTGGGAGACGAAGCTGTTGCTGCATTGGGAATTGCAAACCAATATTTTTTTGTTTTTAATCTAATAGTAATGGGGATATGTTCTGGTTGTAATGTGCTTATATCTCAATTTTGGGGTAATAAAGATATTAGAAATATAAAAAAAATATTGGGTATATCTATCATTGGTGGATTGATCATGAGCTTAATTTTTTTAGGAGTAGCTCAAGGATTTACTGAAGATATTATTAAAATATTTAATAATAACAGCATAGTAATAAATTTAGGTGAAGATTACTTGGCTATTGTAAGTATTAGTTATATTTTTGTATCTATATCATTGGCATACGGTATAGCTAGTAGGGGAGTTCAACAGGCTTTTTTACCTATGCTATGTAGTGCTGCGGCACTTGTGGTAAATATTATTTTAAATTATATACTTATATTTGGTCATTTTAATATGCCTGCATTGGGAGTAAAGGGTGCTGCTATAGCTACACTTATAGCTAGAATAGTTGAAATGATATTGATGTTAAGTTTTATATATGCAAAAAAACATGTGTTAAGTGCTAATTTTAAAGATATGTTTAGTTTCAATTTTGATTTTCTAAAGAAGACTATAGCAGTAGTAAATCCTGTAGTAATCAATGAATTATGTTGGGGATTAGGCATGGTCATTTATTCTATAATATATGGGAATATGGGAACTAAGTCTATAGCAGCAGTTCAAATAAATATGAGTGTACAAAATATGTTTTTAGTTATACTTTTTGCTATATCTAATGCAGCATGTGTAATGGTGGGAAATGAAGTTGGAAGAAATGATTTTGAAATAGCAAAATATTACTCTAATAAATTGATTAAGATATCTTTATTATTATCCATAGCAATGGGGGCATTGTTGGCTTTATCGGCTCAATTTATTTTGAGTTTTTACAATATATCTAACGAAGTATATAATAGCACTTGGTATATGCTTATTATCACAGCGTTAATTTTACCCATCAGATTTATTAATGTCCTCCTTATAGTTGGAATATTGAGAGGAGGAGGAGATACTTCATATGTGCTTAAAGTTGAATTGATTACTATGTGGTTAGTAGGAGTTCCGTTATGTCTTTTTGGGGCATTGGTATTAAAGCTAGAAGTATATCAAGTGTTTTTGTTGGTAACAGGTGAAGAAATGATTAAATGTGTGGTATCAGTGATGAGGTATAGATCGGGAAAATGGATGAGAAAGTTGATAGGAGATATGCAACCATCTAGCTAA
- a CDS encoding methyl-accepting chemotaxis protein yields MFEEIENNTNLKEWGLAVKGLGEEKKGIIRYNIDGEGRYFALEPMSTKEWIIGVGADEDDILAGVNNLGRNLLYLTIAALIIGIIIAFILGTNISSPILQATKYGEIMASLDISIDVPENNKKRKDEIGKLANSFQSLTNSLRSIIGQISEASSDVSSSEELMSTSQQSAAASEQVAGSANEVSTNAENQMNAIAKSNQLIKDMVNRIDNINTKISDIALVTESIYEETDEGEKQLRSVTKQMKEIEGSSKDIEEVLFNITNSSDEMNKMINLIQDISAQTNLLALNAAIEAARAGEAGKGFAVVADEIRTLANNTQEATKSIDKLIHNNIKNIDKAKQVMEKNKGCIDNGNTIAGISEKTFNEIAQNIVKINGGIKEINTDIEGLSQSSYNVLDSTDEIEKNTREVVEQIENVSAATEEQTASMEELASASESLSDLAIELQQIVNKFKV; encoded by the coding sequence TTGTTTGAGGAAATAGAGAATAATACTAACTTAAAAGAATGGGGATTAGCAGTTAAAGGATTAGGTGAAGAAAAGAAGGGCATTATTAGATATAATATTGATGGCGAGGGGAGATACTTTGCACTGGAGCCAATGAGTACTAAAGAATGGATTATTGGAGTGGGTGCAGATGAAGATGATATATTAGCAGGTGTAAATAATCTAGGGAGGAATCTTTTATATTTGACCATCGCAGCATTAATTATAGGCATAATAATTGCCTTTATATTGGGAACTAATATATCTAGTCCCATATTACAGGCTACAAAGTATGGAGAGATTATGGCGTCATTAGATATTAGTATAGATGTTCCAGAGAACAATAAAAAACGAAAAGATGAAATCGGAAAGCTAGCAAATTCTTTTCAATCATTAACTAATAGTTTGAGAAGTATAATAGGACAAATTAGTGAGGCTTCATCTGATGTATCTTCTTCTGAAGAACTTATGTCAACATCACAGCAATCAGCAGCTGCATCTGAACAGGTAGCTGGTTCAGCTAATGAGGTATCAACAAATGCAGAAAATCAGATGAATGCTATTGCAAAGTCTAATCAATTAATTAAAGATATGGTTAATAGAATAGATAATATAAATACAAAGATTAGTGATATAGCTTTGGTTACCGAAAGTATATATGAAGAGACTGATGAAGGAGAAAAACAACTTAGAAGCGTAACTAAGCAGATGAAAGAGATAGAGGGAAGTTCTAAAGATATAGAAGAAGTACTTTTTAATATAACAAACAGCTCAGATGAAATGAATAAAATGATTAATTTGATTCAAGATATTTCAGCACAGACAAATTTATTGGCGTTAAATGCTGCTATCGAAGCGGCAAGGGCAGGAGAAGCAGGTAAGGGTTTTGCAGTTGTAGCGGATGAGATAAGAACTCTTGCAAACAACACTCAGGAGGCAACTAAAAGTATTGATAAATTAATACATAATAATATAAAAAATATAGATAAAGCTAAACAAGTTATGGAGAAAAATAAAGGATGTATTGATAATGGAAATACAATAGCAGGTATCTCTGAAAAAACTTTTAATGAGATAGCTCAAAACATAGTGAAAATCAATGGTGGAATAAAAGAAATAAATACTGACATTGAAGGATTATCGCAATCTAGTTATAATGTTTTAGATTCAACTGATGAAATAGAAAAAAATACAAGAGAAGTAGTAGAGCAAATAGAAAATGTTTCTGCAGCTACCGAAGAGCAGACTGCATCTATGGAAGAACTGGCTTCAGCAAGTGAGTCATTGTCTGATTTAGCTATTGAACTTCAACAAATTGTCAATAAGTTTAAAGTATAG